A window from Streptomyces subrutilus encodes these proteins:
- a CDS encoding PP2C family protein-serine/threonine phosphatase yields the protein MMTETATAPAGGLPEAVFDPERLAAVAASGLLDTPAEGTFDDLAELALAITGAQKAFFTVADGRRSFWKAAIGLDAGAVRENDIRDSPCHILIGTGLPLIAEDAVNDPRIRDLAAVGALGIGAWAGYPVVSPEGHVLGGFCVVDQDARPFTPGQTRALQTLARSVSSEIALRQALRQARAAGDASAALARTLQDSLLPPRLAEAPGMDAAAAHLAADATGEAGSNVVGDFYDLFHTRGKNWAAVMGDVCGKGVDAAKVTALARYTVRAEAGQHTHPSVVLHRLHQALAAQRVSDRYLTAALASFRPAADGVGVVGRYASAGHPPALIRRADGSVEELDAPGTLLHPDLPPAQDALKDTTFRLFPGDALLLYTDGITEARDRERGPLFGDARLARTLAATRGWDAARTVDHLRRAVREHSGGHAVDDTALMLLRVAGGPA from the coding sequence ATGATGACGGAGACGGCCACGGCGCCGGCCGGGGGCCTGCCGGAAGCGGTGTTCGATCCGGAGCGGCTGGCGGCGGTCGCCGCGAGCGGGCTGCTCGACACCCCGGCGGAGGGCACCTTCGACGACCTCGCGGAGCTGGCGCTCGCGATCACCGGTGCGCAGAAGGCGTTCTTCACGGTCGCGGACGGCCGGCGCTCGTTCTGGAAGGCGGCGATCGGCCTCGACGCGGGGGCGGTGCGGGAGAACGACATACGGGACAGTCCGTGCCACATCCTGATCGGCACCGGGCTGCCGCTGATCGCCGAGGACGCCGTGAACGACCCCCGGATCCGGGACCTGGCCGCCGTCGGCGCCCTGGGCATCGGGGCGTGGGCCGGCTATCCGGTGGTCTCGCCCGAGGGCCACGTGCTGGGCGGGTTCTGCGTGGTCGACCAGGACGCCCGCCCCTTCACGCCCGGGCAGACCCGGGCACTGCAGACGCTGGCCCGTTCGGTGTCCTCGGAGATCGCCCTGCGCCAGGCCCTGCGCCAGGCCCGCGCGGCCGGCGACGCCTCCGCCGCGCTGGCCCGTACGTTGCAGGACAGCCTGCTCCCGCCCCGGCTCGCCGAGGCCCCCGGGATGGACGCGGCGGCCGCGCACCTGGCCGCCGACGCGACCGGCGAGGCGGGCTCGAACGTGGTGGGGGACTTCTACGACCTGTTCCACACCCGCGGCAAGAACTGGGCGGCGGTGATGGGCGACGTGTGCGGCAAGGGCGTCGACGCGGCCAAGGTGACCGCCCTGGCCCGCTACACCGTGCGCGCCGAGGCCGGCCAGCACACCCACCCCAGCGTCGTCCTGCACCGCCTGCACCAAGCCCTGGCCGCCCAGAGGGTCAGCGACCGGTACCTGACCGCGGCCCTGGCCTCCTTCCGCCCGGCCGCCGACGGCGTCGGGGTCGTCGGCCGCTACGCGAGCGCCGGCCACCCGCCCGCCCTGATCCGGCGCGCCGACGGCTCCGTGGAGGAGCTGGACGCACCGGGGACGCTCCTGCACCCCGACCTGCCGCCGGCCCAGGACGCGCTGAAGGACACGACCTTCCGCCTGTTCCCCGGGGACGCCCTGCTGCTGTACACGGACGGCATCACGGAGGCCCGCGACCGTGAGCGGGGCCCGCTCTTCGGCGACGCGCGACTGGCCCGGACCCTGGCGGCCACCCGCGGCTGGGACGCGGCGCGCACGGTGGACCACCTGCGGCGGGCGGTCCGGGAGCACTCCGGGGGCCACGCCGTGGACGACACCGCCCTGATGCTGCTCAGGGTCGCCGGCGGCCCGGCCTGA
- a CDS encoding SpoIIE family protein phosphatase, with amino-acid sequence MADTDAFEAGGSGAVADADTTRPAPDAPGAAARTDEDAGAAGIRVSPPSGLLDVLNVAAIVLDAQGRIALWSPQAEQLFGWTAGEALGRPAARLLAAPEHLDLVLELFARVMGGAGDWAGAFPVLHKDGTNHLVEFRNMRLLDEHGDLYALGIATDRARLRHLERDLALCARLVAQSPIGLAVLDTDLRYVLVNPMLERINGLPAAQHIGRHVGDALSFLDDAGAVESAMRQVLATGTPLVEQFTAGSTHGDRHHEHAWSVSYYRLEDTGGRVLGLATSIVDVTQSHLAAKEIARSRRRLAQIADATVRIGTTLDLDQTARELADVVVPELADIAAVDILDSVLDGRPSPTSSAHEPAVFRALAVAAAYPSEAVRAADPPGDIARYAADRLVTRSVTTGHPVLVAHVHARDISRIARDDDAAALLARAGLRSYLAVPLIARGEVLGALDLKRTRNPLPFDDDDIVLAGELAARAAVCIDNARWYRNAHHTALALQRHLLPHHPPQTAGLEVAYRYQPAAATSEIGGDWFDAIPQPGGTTALVVGDVMGSGINAAASMGQLRTVTRTLAELGLDPTQVLRQLDRTTAALEETIATCVYAVYDPYRAECRISVAGHLPPVFIRPGERPRLLELPTGAPLGVGGIPFEATTVSMRAQDQLVLYTDGLVETRDQPIDQRLGLMLDLLTDTDLPLEETCDLLLKSLRRPGDHDDVALVIARAKRRPTPAP; translated from the coding sequence ATGGCTGACACCGACGCCTTCGAGGCCGGCGGAAGCGGGGCCGTCGCGGACGCCGACACCACCCGGCCCGCCCCCGACGCTCCCGGAGCCGCCGCCCGTACCGACGAGGACGCGGGGGCGGCGGGCATCCGGGTCTCGCCGCCGAGCGGGCTGCTCGACGTACTGAACGTGGCCGCGATCGTCCTGGACGCGCAGGGACGGATCGCGTTGTGGAGCCCCCAGGCCGAACAGCTCTTCGGCTGGACGGCGGGCGAGGCCCTCGGCCGCCCCGCCGCCCGGCTGCTCGCCGCCCCCGAGCACCTGGACCTGGTCCTGGAGCTCTTCGCCCGGGTCATGGGCGGCGCGGGGGACTGGGCGGGCGCCTTCCCGGTGCTGCACAAGGACGGCACCAACCACCTGGTGGAGTTCCGCAACATGCGGCTCCTGGACGAGCACGGCGACCTCTACGCCCTCGGGATCGCCACCGACCGCGCCCGGCTCCGGCACCTGGAGCGCGACCTCGCCCTCTGCGCCCGGCTGGTCGCCCAGTCGCCCATCGGCCTCGCCGTCCTGGACACCGACCTGCGCTACGTCCTGGTCAACCCCATGCTGGAGCGGATCAACGGCCTCCCCGCCGCCCAGCACATCGGCCGCCACGTCGGCGACGCCCTCTCCTTCCTCGACGACGCCGGAGCCGTCGAGTCGGCCATGCGCCAGGTCCTGGCCACCGGCACGCCCCTGGTCGAGCAGTTCACGGCGGGCAGCACCCACGGGGACCGGCACCACGAGCACGCCTGGTCCGTGTCGTACTACCGGCTGGAGGACACGGGCGGGCGGGTCCTCGGCCTCGCCACCTCGATCGTCGACGTCACCCAGAGCCACCTGGCGGCCAAGGAGATCGCCCGCAGCCGCCGCCGGCTCGCCCAGATAGCCGACGCCACCGTCCGCATCGGCACCACCCTCGACCTCGACCAGACCGCCCGCGAACTCGCCGACGTCGTGGTGCCCGAGCTCGCCGACATCGCCGCGGTCGACATCCTCGACTCCGTCCTCGACGGCCGCCCCAGCCCGACCTCCTCCGCCCACGAGCCCGCCGTGTTCCGCGCCCTGGCCGTCGCGGCCGCCTACCCCAGCGAGGCGGTGCGCGCCGCCGACCCTCCCGGCGACATCGCGCGGTACGCCGCGGACCGGCTCGTCACCCGGTCCGTCACCACCGGCCACCCCGTCCTCGTCGCCCACGTCCACGCCCGCGACATCTCCCGCATCGCCCGCGACGACGACGCCGCCGCGCTGCTGGCCCGCGCCGGACTGCGCTCCTACCTGGCCGTACCGCTCATCGCCCGCGGCGAGGTCCTCGGCGCCCTCGACCTCAAGCGCACCCGCAACCCGCTGCCCTTCGACGACGACGACATCGTGCTGGCCGGCGAGCTCGCCGCCCGGGCCGCCGTGTGCATCGACAACGCCCGCTGGTACCGCAACGCCCACCACACCGCGCTGGCCCTCCAGCGCCACCTGCTCCCGCACCACCCGCCGCAGACCGCGGGCCTGGAGGTCGCCTACCGCTACCAGCCCGCCGCGGCCACCAGCGAGATCGGCGGCGACTGGTTCGACGCCATCCCGCAGCCCGGCGGCACCACCGCGCTCGTCGTCGGCGACGTGATGGGCAGCGGCATCAACGCCGCCGCCAGCATGGGCCAACTGCGCACCGTCACCCGCACCCTCGCCGAGCTGGGGCTGGACCCCACCCAGGTGCTGCGGCAGCTCGACCGGACCACCGCCGCGCTGGAGGAGACCATCGCCACCTGCGTGTACGCCGTCTACGACCCGTACCGCGCCGAGTGCCGCATCTCCGTCGCCGGCCACCTCCCCCCGGTGTTCATCCGCCCCGGCGAGCGGCCCCGGCTGCTCGAACTGCCCACCGGCGCACCCCTGGGCGTGGGCGGCATCCCCTTCGAGGCGACCACCGTGAGCATGCGCGCCCAGGACCAGCTCGTGCTCTACACCGACGGACTCGTCGAAACGCGCGACCAGCCGATCGACCAGCGGCTCGGGCTGATGCTGGACCTGCTCACCGACACGGACCTCCCGCTGGAGGAGACCTGCGACCTGCTGCTGAAGTCGCTGCGCCGCCCGGGCGACCACGACGACGTCGCGCTGGTCATCGCCCGCGCGAAGCGCCGCCCGACCCCCGCGCCCTGA
- a CDS encoding class I SAM-dependent methyltransferase yields MPYETGPDRAEGIELNRALWDVRARVHGSTPTDRFYDVASFLAGRQTLHALERELAGDVGGRDLLHLQCHFGMDTLNWARLGARVTGVDFSAVAVERARLLAARAGLDAAFVEADAQRLPDRLAGGFDLVVATYGVLCWIADVDAWMHGAARALRPGGSLVLVDLHPAYQTVATLDPFVADWPYGGGAPHRETTTGTYAEPGLPLPALDTLQYPHSLGEIVTAAAGAGLVLRHLGEHTAVEVDPRGLLPQGPDGLHRLPFGDSHLPVLYSLRAVAPGRERSD; encoded by the coding sequence ATGCCATACGAGACCGGGCCCGACCGGGCCGAGGGAATCGAACTCAACCGCGCGCTGTGGGACGTGCGCGCCCGGGTCCACGGGTCGACGCCCACCGACCGCTTCTACGACGTCGCGTCCTTCCTCGCGGGCCGGCAGACGCTGCACGCGCTCGAACGCGAGCTGGCCGGCGACGTCGGCGGGAGGGACCTCCTGCACCTCCAGTGCCACTTCGGCATGGACACGTTGAACTGGGCCCGTCTCGGCGCCCGCGTCACCGGCGTCGACTTCTCCGCCGTGGCCGTGGAACGGGCGCGCCTGCTGGCGGCCAGGGCCGGCCTCGACGCCGCCTTCGTCGAGGCCGACGCCCAGCGGCTGCCCGACCGGCTGGCGGGAGGTTTCGACCTCGTCGTCGCGACCTACGGCGTACTGTGCTGGATCGCCGACGTGGACGCCTGGATGCACGGCGCGGCGAGGGCCCTGAGGCCCGGGGGCAGCCTGGTCCTGGTGGACCTGCACCCGGCGTACCAGACCGTCGCCACCCTCGACCCCTTCGTGGCCGACTGGCCGTACGGGGGCGGCGCGCCGCACCGCGAGACCACGACGGGCACGTACGCCGAGCCCGGACTGCCGCTGCCCGCCCTCGACACCCTCCAGTACCCGCACTCGCTCGGCGAGATCGTCACCGCGGCCGCCGGCGCCGGACTGGTGCTGCGGCACCTGGGGGAGCACACCGCCGTCGAAGTGGACCCCCGTGGCCTGCTGCCGCAGGGTCCGGACGGCCTCCACCGGCTGCCCTTCGGGGACTCCCACCTGCCCGTCCTGTACTCCCTGCGCGCGGTCGCACCCGGGCGCGAGCGCTCGGACTGA
- a CDS encoding chloride channel protein produces the protein MPEPEPRPGSEPPTGPPPPPGGPAGRPADPADPDAGSTQPQEADVLRHILRSPGYLKALVFCGLIGIPVSLAAFWFLVVLHELEHGLWADLPHALGRDAPPWWWPVPLLLVGGTAVGLIVARLPGRGGHDPSSGLHTGGTASAALPGVLLAAAASLPFGAVLGPEAPLIALGGGLALLFRDLAQAPATPRGTALVGAAGAAAAIAAIFGNPLVAAVLLIEVAGVGGPQLFAVMLPALLSSGIGALVFTGLGRWTGLTTGDLGLHLAVPPPRLDVPDVLWSVLIAAVLALVLHPVMAGARATSAYVAGRPAVRTVLCALGAAACAAGYALATGRSPAEVALSGQAALAGLAADPHAWGVGALLAVLLLKGAAYTLSLGSLRGGAVFPALFLGAAAGVLLAPLPGLGVVPAMAAGMAAATAAALRLPVSSVLLVVLLLGSSAMMPVVILAAVVSFVVTELLPPGHGARPPRDASVAEAAGGGPS, from the coding sequence ATGCCGGAGCCGGAGCCCCGTCCCGGATCCGAACCGCCCACCGGGCCGCCACCGCCGCCGGGCGGCCCGGCCGGGCGACCGGCCGATCCGGCCGATCCGGACGCCGGTTCGACCCAGCCACAGGAAGCGGACGTACTGCGGCACATCCTCCGCAGCCCCGGATACCTCAAGGCGCTCGTCTTCTGCGGCCTCATCGGCATCCCGGTGTCCCTCGCCGCCTTCTGGTTCCTCGTCGTCCTGCACGAGCTGGAGCACGGGCTCTGGGCCGACCTCCCGCACGCGCTGGGACGGGACGCCCCACCCTGGTGGTGGCCGGTGCCCCTGCTGCTCGTCGGCGGTACGGCCGTCGGGCTGATCGTCGCGCGCCTTCCGGGCCGGGGCGGCCACGACCCGTCCTCCGGCCTGCACACGGGAGGCACCGCCTCGGCCGCGCTGCCCGGCGTGCTGCTGGCCGCCGCGGCCAGTCTGCCGTTCGGTGCCGTGCTGGGTCCGGAGGCACCGCTCATCGCCCTCGGCGGCGGGCTGGCCCTGCTCTTCCGGGACCTCGCCCAGGCACCCGCGACCCCGCGGGGCACCGCGCTGGTCGGCGCCGCCGGAGCCGCCGCCGCCATCGCCGCGATCTTCGGCAACCCGCTCGTCGCCGCGGTCCTGCTGATCGAGGTGGCCGGCGTGGGCGGGCCGCAGCTGTTCGCGGTGATGCTGCCCGCGCTCCTGTCCAGCGGGATCGGGGCCCTGGTCTTCACCGGCCTCGGCCGGTGGACGGGGCTGACGACCGGGGACCTCGGGCTGCACCTGGCCGTCCCGCCGCCCCGGCTGGACGTGCCGGACGTGCTGTGGTCGGTGCTGATCGCCGCCGTCCTCGCCCTGGTCCTGCATCCGGTGATGGCCGGGGCCCGGGCGACCTCGGCGTACGTCGCCGGGCGGCCCGCCGTCCGTACGGTGCTGTGCGCGCTGGGCGCCGCCGCCTGCGCGGCCGGCTACGCGCTGGCCACCGGGCGCTCTCCCGCCGAGGTAGCCCTGTCGGGGCAGGCCGCCCTCGCGGGGCTGGCCGCGGATCCGCACGCGTGGGGCGTCGGGGCCCTGCTGGCGGTCCTGCTGCTGAAGGGCGCCGCGTACACCCTGTCCCTGGGCTCGCTGCGCGGTGGCGCGGTGTTCCCGGCGCTGTTCCTCGGCGCCGCCGCGGGGGTCCTGCTCGCGCCGCTGCCGGGCCTGGGCGTCGTGCCGGCGATGGCCGCGGGCATGGCGGCCGCCACGGCGGCCGCGCTGCGCCTCCCGGTGAGCAGCGTGCTGCTGGTGGTCCTGCTGCTGGGCAGCTCCGCCATGATGCCCGTGGTGATCCTGGCGGCCGTGGTGTCCTTCGTCGTCACCGAACTGCTGCCTCCCGGGCACGGCGCACGACCGCCCCGGGACGCGTCCGTGGCGGAGGCGGCCGGGGGCGGTCCTTCGTGA
- a CDS encoding potassium channel family protein yields the protein MDREPPGASGPWDRAGRVTRQDRRLLAGYLLRSAIVAALLTALYYVAPLDGGFGLRDIALLALGLAVFGLLVVRQVTAITRAEHPRLRALQAVATAVPLYLLLFSTTYYLYAKALPQSFSEPLSRTDALYFTMTVFATVGFGDIVPLTGDARALTTGQMAGNLIVVGVVAKALFGAAEAGMRRRRAALPPPEAHPPGDGDP from the coding sequence ATGGATCGCGAACCGCCCGGGGCATCCGGACCGTGGGACCGGGCCGGCAGGGTGACCCGGCAGGACCGGCGCCTGCTGGCCGGGTACCTGCTGCGTTCCGCCATCGTGGCCGCCCTGCTGACCGCGCTCTACTACGTGGCGCCCCTGGACGGCGGATTCGGCCTGCGCGACATCGCGCTGCTGGCGCTCGGCCTGGCCGTCTTCGGCTTGCTGGTGGTGCGGCAGGTCACGGCCATCACCCGGGCCGAACACCCCCGGTTGCGCGCACTGCAGGCGGTCGCGACGGCCGTGCCGCTCTACCTGCTGCTGTTCTCGACGACGTACTACCTCTACGCGAAGGCGCTACCGCAGTCGTTCTCGGAGCCGCTGAGCCGGACCGACGCGCTGTACTTCACGATGACGGTCTTCGCGACCGTGGGCTTCGGCGACATCGTGCCCCTCACCGGCGACGCCCGAGCCCTGACCACCGGGCAGATGGCCGGGAACCTGATCGTGGTGGGCGTGGTCGCCAAGGCCCTCTTCGGCGCGGCGGAGGCCGGGATGCGGCGCAGGAGGGCCGCCCTTCCTCCCCCCGAAGCCCACCCGCCCGGTGACGGCGATCCGTGA
- a CDS encoding MarR family winged helix-turn-helix transcriptional regulator: MDHDAQRRPGPGPHPSSGPGPGDLIADALGILLRRGTRVDLHRALTAGMGEAVDELTYPVLSGLARSGPRSAADLAPEIGLDRSGVTRRASRLEEAGLVRRAPDPADRRATLLALTPDGERAVAELRARLSAHIETSLASWAPGEAAAFAHHLRRFVADGPFSFSRPPGEGA, translated from the coding sequence ATGGACCATGACGCGCAGCGCCGCCCGGGCCCCGGCCCGCACCCGAGCTCCGGACCCGGCCCGGGAGATCTGATCGCCGACGCCCTGGGGATACTGCTCAGACGCGGCACGCGCGTCGACCTGCACCGGGCCCTGACGGCCGGCATGGGCGAGGCCGTCGACGAGTTGACCTACCCCGTCCTCAGCGGCCTGGCCAGGTCGGGGCCCCGCAGCGCGGCCGACCTGGCCCCCGAGATCGGGCTCGACCGCTCCGGCGTCACCCGCCGCGCCTCCCGCCTGGAGGAGGCGGGCCTCGTCCGGCGCGCACCGGACCCCGCGGACCGGCGCGCCACGCTGCTGGCCCTCACCCCCGACGGCGAACGCGCGGTGGCCGAGCTGCGCGCGCGCCTGTCCGCCCACATCGAGACGAGCCTCGCCTCCTGGGCCCCCGGCGAGGCCGCGGCCTTCGCGCACCACCTCCGGCGCTTCGTCGCGGACGGCCCCTTCTCCTTCTCCCGGCCGCCGGGAGAAGGGGCCTGA
- a CDS encoding nuclear transport factor 2 family protein, whose amino-acid sequence MTIRTGIAAALTDLLFDPSLDLHAAADRHFAPDYRQRTDGRWDDRGAFLAHIAHLRTVVAGGSVEVHDELYDGPRYADRHTVRVTKADGSTVRTEVYLFGEFAADGRFRRIEEVTLMLEGSPADRTLGSAR is encoded by the coding sequence GTGACCATCCGCACCGGTATCGCCGCCGCACTCACCGACCTGCTCTTCGATCCGTCCCTCGACCTCCACGCGGCGGCCGACCGGCACTTCGCACCGGACTACCGCCAGCGCACCGACGGCCGCTGGGACGACCGCGGCGCGTTCCTCGCCCACATCGCCCACCTCCGCACCGTCGTGGCCGGCGGCTCGGTCGAGGTGCACGACGAGCTGTACGACGGCCCGCGCTACGCCGACCGGCACACGGTCCGCGTCACCAAGGCGGACGGCTCCACCGTGCGCACGGAGGTCTACCTGTTCGGCGAGTTCGCGGCCGACGGCCGCTTCCGCCGCATCGAGGAGGTGACCCTCATGCTCGAAGGCTCCCCCGCCGACCGCACCCTCGGCAGCGCCCGCTGA
- a CDS encoding NAD-dependent protein deacetylase, whose protein sequence is MRMRPTLSWTPTEDLRPGTTDPEPVAEALRAGGVLVLSGAGLSTESGIPDYRGEGGSLRRHTPMTYQQFTAGPQARRRYWARSHLGWRTFGRARPNAGHRAVAAFERRGLLAGVITQNVDGLHQAAGSEAVVELHGSLDRVVCLSCGDRTARHALARRLEEANADFEPVAAGLNPDGDADLTDEQVGDFRVMPCSQCGGVLKPDVVFFGEAVPPQRVEHCRELVGAATSLLVLGSSLTVMSGLRFVRQAARAGKPVLIVNRDPTRGDALAAARIALPLGTTLTAVADRLAAPAGDRPTT, encoded by the coding sequence ATGCGCATGCGCCCCACACTGAGCTGGACGCCCACGGAGGACCTCCGGCCCGGCACCACCGATCCGGAGCCGGTCGCCGAGGCGCTGCGGGCGGGCGGCGTGCTCGTGCTCAGCGGGGCGGGCCTGTCCACGGAGTCGGGCATCCCCGACTACCGGGGTGAGGGCGGGAGCCTGCGCCGGCACACCCCGATGACCTACCAGCAGTTCACCGCCGGCCCGCAGGCCCGGCGCCGGTACTGGGCGCGCAGCCACCTCGGCTGGCGCACCTTCGGTCGCGCCCGGCCCAACGCCGGCCACCGGGCCGTGGCGGCGTTCGAGCGGCGCGGCCTGCTCGCGGGCGTGATTACCCAGAACGTCGACGGCCTGCACCAGGCGGCCGGCAGCGAGGCCGTCGTGGAACTCCACGGGAGCCTGGACCGGGTCGTCTGCCTCTCCTGCGGTGACCGCACCGCGCGGCACGCGCTCGCCCGGCGACTGGAGGAGGCCAACGCGGACTTCGAGCCGGTGGCCGCCGGACTCAACCCGGACGGCGACGCCGACCTCACCGACGAACAGGTCGGCGACTTCCGCGTGATGCCCTGCTCGCAGTGCGGGGGCGTGCTCAAGCCCGACGTGGTGTTCTTCGGCGAGGCCGTACCACCGCAGCGCGTCGAGCACTGCCGCGAACTCGTCGGCGCGGCCACCTCGCTGCTGGTCCTGGGCTCCTCCCTGACCGTGATGTCCGGGCTCCGGTTCGTCCGCCAGGCCGCCCGGGCGGGGAAGCCCGTGCTGATCGTCAACCGGGACCCGACCCGGGGCGACGCCCTCGCCGCCGCCCGGATCGCGCTCCCCCTCGGTACGACCCTGACCGCCGTGGCCGACCGCCTCGCCGCTCCCGCCGGCGACCGCCCCACGACCTGA
- a CDS encoding DUF3093 domain-containing protein, with protein sequence MTPPAPPTYDERLTAPRTWWLIAVAVGFSMALIVMPYGALAALGGFAAGTLVTCLWVSAQGSSRIRVTSGLLVADDARIPLGALGEVHVLEGEEARAWRTYKADLRAHMMMRGFVTGAVRIENTDPADPTPYVYLSTRTPQALADALAAARTR encoded by the coding sequence ATGACCCCGCCCGCACCGCCCACCTACGACGAGCGGCTCACCGCGCCCCGCACCTGGTGGCTGATCGCCGTGGCGGTCGGCTTCTCCATGGCGCTCATCGTCATGCCGTACGGCGCTCTCGCCGCCCTCGGCGGTTTCGCCGCCGGCACCCTGGTCACCTGCCTGTGGGTCAGCGCCCAGGGCTCGTCGCGCATCCGCGTCACCAGCGGCCTGCTGGTCGCCGACGACGCAAGGATCCCGCTCGGCGCGCTGGGCGAGGTGCACGTCCTGGAGGGCGAGGAGGCCCGTGCCTGGCGGACGTACAAGGCGGACCTGCGGGCCCACATGATGATGCGCGGATTCGTCACCGGAGCGGTGCGCATCGAGAACACCGACCCCGCCGACCCCACCCCCTACGTCTACCTGTCGACCCGCACCCCGCAGGCACTGGCGGACGCCTTGGCGGCGGCGCGCACGCGGTGA
- a CDS encoding DsbA family protein, whose amino-acid sequence MTTLRKNLLALAAVLAVLGAAFATFLLVKPEDPAAAAPSPPAAGEARAVREDSHRLTDPQRSELTLVEFLDFECESCGAVHPTVEKLRQEYGDRVTFVVRYFPLPGHRNSRTAAVAVEAAARQGRFEDMYKKLFATQKEWGESQDSKADVFRAHAEQLGLDMAAYDASVADPATEERVKADQRDGMGLNVQGTPTFFLDGRPIRTPPTYEAFKALIDGELAR is encoded by the coding sequence ATGACCACACTCCGGAAGAACCTGTTGGCGCTCGCCGCCGTCCTGGCCGTACTGGGAGCCGCCTTCGCCACGTTCCTGCTCGTCAAGCCGGAGGACCCGGCCGCGGCCGCTCCGAGCCCGCCCGCGGCGGGCGAGGCCCGGGCCGTACGGGAGGACAGCCACCGGCTGACCGACCCGCAGCGCAGCGAGCTGACCCTCGTCGAGTTCCTCGACTTCGAGTGCGAGTCCTGCGGAGCGGTCCACCCGACGGTCGAGAAGCTCCGCCAGGAGTACGGCGACCGGGTCACCTTCGTCGTCCGCTACTTCCCCCTGCCCGGTCACCGCAACAGCCGCACGGCGGCCGTCGCCGTCGAGGCCGCCGCCCGGCAGGGCAGGTTCGAGGACATGTACAAGAAGTTGTTCGCCACCCAGAAGGAGTGGGGCGAGTCGCAGGACTCGAAGGCGGACGTGTTCCGGGCCCACGCCGAGCAGCTGGGCCTCGACATGGCCGCGTACGACGCCTCCGTCGCGGACCCGGCCACGGAGGAGCGGGTCAAGGCCGACCAGCGGGACGGCATGGGCCTGAACGTGCAGGGCACCCCCACCTTCTTCCTCGACGGCCGGCCGATCCGGACGCCCCCCACCTACGAGGCGTTCAAGGCGCTGATCGACGGGGAGCTCGCCCGATGA
- a CDS encoding MBL fold metallo-hydrolase, with protein MSGVRVEHLVTSGTFSLDGGTWDVDNNVWIVGDDREVLVIDAAHDADAIAAAVGDRTVLAVVCTHAHDDHVNAAPALADRTGAPILLHPDDRVLWDRTHPDRKPDGDLADGQVLTVAGTALTVLHTPGHAPGAVCLHAPDLGVVFTGDTLFQGGPGATGRSFSDFPTIVDSIRDKLLALPPRTVVRTGHGDSSTIGDEAPHLDEWIARGH; from the coding sequence GTGAGCGGTGTGCGCGTCGAACACCTGGTCACCTCCGGGACCTTCTCGCTGGACGGCGGCACCTGGGACGTCGACAACAACGTGTGGATCGTCGGCGACGACCGCGAGGTCCTCGTCATCGACGCGGCCCACGACGCCGACGCGATCGCCGCGGCCGTGGGCGACCGCACGGTGCTCGCCGTGGTGTGCACCCACGCCCACGACGACCACGTCAACGCCGCGCCCGCGCTGGCCGACCGGACCGGCGCCCCGATCCTGCTGCACCCGGACGACCGGGTGCTGTGGGACCGGACCCACCCGGACCGGAAGCCCGACGGCGACCTCGCCGACGGTCAGGTCCTGACCGTCGCGGGCACCGCCCTGACCGTGCTCCACACGCCCGGCCACGCACCGGGCGCGGTCTGCCTCCACGCACCGGACCTGGGCGTGGTCTTCACCGGGGACACCCTCTTCCAGGGCGGCCCCGGGGCCACGGGGCGGTCGTTCTCCGACTTCCCGACGATCGTGGACTCGATCCGGGACAAGCTGCTCGCCCTGCCGCCGCGGACCGTGGTCCGTACCGGGCACGGCGACAGCAGCACCATCGGCGACGAGGCACCGCACCTGGACGAATGGATCGCTCGCGGCCACTGA